In a genomic window of Variovorax paradoxus:
- a CDS encoding transposase, which produces MARLPRLTLAGLPHHAIQRGNNRQPIFVDRADHEKLLALLADSATRFGVAVHAYVLMDNHFHLLATPDTATGLPQLMQAVGRSYVRYFNDRHGRSGTLWEGRYRSTLIQTERYLLTCMAYIDLNPVRAGLVIDPRDFAWSSHAHYAGLRHDRLLTPHPLYWELGNTPFAREAAYVELVRAGVRAADQSALTEATLRGWAAGDADFLEALQKNTERRVLPAKAGRPPSGIKS; this is translated from the coding sequence ATGGCCCGCCTTCCCCGTCTCACCCTTGCCGGCTTGCCGCACCACGCGATCCAGCGCGGCAACAACCGCCAGCCGATCTTCGTGGACCGTGCCGACCACGAGAAGCTGCTCGCCCTGCTGGCCGACAGCGCCACGCGCTTCGGCGTCGCGGTGCATGCCTACGTGCTGATGGACAACCACTTCCACCTGCTGGCCACGCCCGACACCGCCACGGGGCTGCCGCAGCTGATGCAGGCGGTCGGGCGCAGCTACGTGCGCTACTTCAACGACCGCCATGGCCGCAGCGGAACGCTGTGGGAAGGGCGCTACAGGTCGACCCTGATCCAGACCGAGCGCTACCTGCTGACCTGCATGGCCTACATCGACCTCAACCCGGTGCGCGCGGGGCTGGTGATCGATCCGCGCGACTTCGCGTGGTCCAGCCATGCGCACTACGCGGGGCTGCGGCACGACCGGCTGCTCACGCCCCATCCGCTGTACTGGGAGCTCGGTAACACCCCGTTCGCGCGCGAGGCCGCGTATGTCGAACTGGTGCGCGCGGGCGTCCGGGCCGCCGACCAGTCGGCGCTGACCGAGGCCACGCTGCGTGGCTGGGCGGCCGGCGACGCCGATTTTCTGGAAGCGTTGCAGAAGAACACCGAGCGTCGGGTGCTGCCGGCCAAGGCCGGGCGGCCGCCTTCGGGCATCAAAAGCTGA
- a CDS encoding DUF1415 domain-containing protein: MSGDASVTAEQAVADTRRWLERAVIGLNLCPFAKAVHVKGQIHYATYLSAEHDDLLDALLAEARQLVALDAAERDTTLLIAPNALSDFLDFNDFTARAERRLAKAGFDGVLQLASFHPQFQFGGAEPDDIGNATNRAPYPTLHLLREESVDRAVEAFPDAEEIFGRNIDTLEALGPEGWAALDVGPGSTPS, translated from the coding sequence ATGAGCGGCGATGCTTCCGTCACGGCCGAGCAGGCCGTCGCCGACACGCGCCGCTGGCTCGAGCGCGCGGTGATCGGCCTCAACCTGTGCCCGTTCGCGAAGGCCGTGCACGTCAAGGGCCAGATCCACTACGCCACCTATTTGTCCGCCGAGCATGACGACCTGCTCGACGCTTTGCTCGCCGAAGCGCGGCAGCTCGTCGCGCTCGATGCCGCCGAGCGCGACACCACCTTGCTGATCGCGCCGAACGCGCTTTCGGACTTCCTCGACTTCAACGATTTCACGGCGCGCGCCGAGCGCCGGCTCGCCAAGGCCGGCTTCGACGGCGTGCTGCAGCTCGCGAGCTTCCATCCGCAATTCCAGTTTGGCGGCGCCGAGCCCGACGACATCGGCAACGCGACCAACCGCGCGCCCTATCCCACGCTGCACCTGCTGCGCGAAGAGAGCGTGGACCGCGCGGTCGAGGCCTTTCCCGATGCCGAAGAGATCTTCGGCCGCAACATCGACACCCTCGAGGCCCTCGGGCCCGAAGGCTGGGCCGCGCTCGACGTCGGCCCCGGGAGCACCCCCTCATGA
- a CDS encoding SAM-dependent methyltransferase, whose amino-acid sequence MNTHAPKKTREDHSAKGGKTAKVAKADAELAESLRPGQSVELLKELHILTREGRLNQDSRRKLKQVYHLFQFIEQLLRELPEGGANATLADHGAGKSYLGFIVYDLFFRAGQGGHVYGIETRAELVQKSRELAQRLGFDRMSFLNLTVAESATAGELPSQIDVVTALHACDTATDDAIAFGLAKKARCMVLVPCCQAEVAACLRETKALALSRTPLAELWRHPLHTREIGSQLTNVLRCLYLEANGYSVTVTELVGWEHSMKNELILARHTGQRKASAAARLRELLAQFGLDALGDTRFRLD is encoded by the coding sequence ATGAATACCCACGCACCGAAGAAGACCCGCGAAGACCATTCCGCCAAGGGCGGCAAGACCGCCAAGGTGGCGAAGGCCGATGCCGAACTCGCCGAGTCCCTGCGCCCGGGCCAGTCGGTCGAGCTGCTCAAGGAGCTGCACATCCTCACGCGCGAGGGCCGGCTCAACCAGGACTCGCGCCGCAAGCTCAAGCAGGTCTACCACCTGTTCCAGTTCATCGAGCAGCTGCTGCGCGAGCTGCCCGAGGGCGGCGCCAACGCCACGCTGGCCGACCATGGCGCGGGCAAGTCGTACCTGGGCTTCATCGTCTACGACCTGTTCTTCCGCGCGGGGCAGGGCGGTCACGTCTACGGCATCGAGACGCGCGCCGAGCTGGTCCAGAAATCGCGCGAACTCGCGCAGCGGCTGGGCTTCGACCGCATGTCCTTTCTGAATCTGACGGTAGCCGAGTCCGCCACCGCGGGTGAGCTGCCATCGCAGATCGACGTGGTGACCGCGCTGCATGCCTGCGACACCGCCACCGACGACGCGATCGCCTTCGGCCTCGCGAAAAAGGCCCGCTGCATGGTGCTGGTGCCCTGCTGCCAGGCGGAGGTAGCGGCCTGCCTGCGCGAGACCAAGGCGCTGGCGCTGTCGCGCACGCCGCTGGCCGAGCTCTGGCGCCATCCGCTGCACACGCGCGAGATCGGCAGCCAGCTCACCAACGTGCTGCGCTGCCTGTACCTCGAGGCCAACGGCTACAGCGTCACCGTGACCGAGCTCGTGGGCTGGGAGCACAGCATGAAGAACGAACTGATCCTCGCGCGCCACACCGGCCAGCGCAAGGCGAGCGCGGCCGCGCGGCTGCGCGAACTGCTGGCGCAGTTCGGGCTCGATGCGTTGGGCGATACCCGCTTTCGGCTCGACTGA
- a CDS encoding MFS transporter: MTSAGARPRIPAAAFAVVVAGVSAALHLGKLPPAVPALQASLGIGLVEAGFLLSLVQVASMTLGLLAGLAADTIGLRRSMLGGLVVLTLASLAGGAVGSHLPPEQAVPWLLVLRAVEGIGFLLAVMPGPGLIRALTPAGADKAALGLWGAYMPFGVALALLLGPVLIGWNGWPGWWWALALVSALAAAWLLVAVPADRQRAPSAAAVPESGWSRLRTTVGARGPWLTALSFAVYSAQWMAVIGFLPAIYAGAGVPAGWNAVLTALAAAMNIVGNIMGGRWLQRGIAPERLLQWGFLIMALGGIAAFAELRGPGADAVGLPASLRFVAVCAFSLAGGMVPATLFLLGVRFAPGPATVSTTVGLMQQASSLGQFLAPPTVAWVAHRVGGWHWTWVATLACSLTGIAIARRLGRARLALEAATP; encoded by the coding sequence ATGACATCGGCCGGCGCGCGCCCGCGCATTCCCGCGGCCGCCTTCGCGGTCGTGGTCGCGGGCGTCAGCGCCGCGCTGCACCTGGGCAAGCTGCCGCCCGCGGTGCCGGCGCTGCAGGCGTCGCTGGGCATCGGTCTGGTCGAGGCCGGCTTCCTGCTCTCGCTGGTGCAGGTCGCGAGCATGACGCTGGGCCTGCTCGCGGGGCTGGCGGCCGACACCATCGGCCTGCGCCGCAGCATGCTGGGCGGACTGGTGGTGCTGACCCTGGCCAGCCTCGCGGGCGGCGCGGTTGGCAGCCATCTGCCCCCCGAGCAGGCCGTGCCCTGGCTGCTGGTGCTGCGCGCCGTCGAGGGCATCGGCTTCCTGCTGGCGGTGATGCCGGGCCCGGGCCTGATCCGCGCCCTCACGCCCGCGGGCGCCGACAAGGCCGCGCTGGGGCTCTGGGGCGCCTACATGCCGTTCGGCGTGGCGCTGGCCCTCTTGCTCGGCCCGGTGCTGATCGGCTGGAACGGCTGGCCCGGCTGGTGGTGGGCGCTGGCGCTGGTGTCGGCGCTGGCGGCCGCCTGGCTGCTCGTCGCGGTGCCGGCCGACCGGCAGCGCGCGCCGAGCGCCGCCGCCGTGCCCGAGAGCGGCTGGTCGCGCCTGCGCACCACCGTCGGTGCGCGCGGGCCCTGGCTCACGGCGCTGAGCTTCGCCGTCTATTCGGCGCAGTGGATGGCGGTGATCGGCTTCCTGCCCGCGATCTATGCCGGCGCGGGCGTGCCGGCCGGCTGGAACGCGGTGCTCACGGCGCTGGCCGCGGCGATGAACATCGTCGGCAACATCATGGGCGGGCGCTGGCTGCAGCGCGGCATCGCGCCCGAGCGGCTGCTGCAGTGGGGCTTCCTGATCATGGCGCTGGGCGGCATCGCGGCTTTCGCTGAACTGCGCGGGCCGGGCGCCGATGCCGTCGGGCTGCCCGCCTCGCTGCGCTTCGTGGCCGTCTGCGCCTTCTCGCTCGCGGGCGGCATGGTGCCGGCCACGCTGTTCCTGCTCGGCGTGCGCTTCGCGCCCGGGCCGGCCACCGTGTCGACCACCGTCGGGCTGATGCAGCAGGCCTCGTCGCTGGGCCAGTTCCTGGCGCCGCCGACCGTTGCCTGGGTGGCGCACCGCGTCGGCGGATGGCACTGGACCTGGGTCGCGACGCTGGCCTGCTCGCTGACCGGCATCGCGATCGCGCGCCGGCTCGGCCGCGCGCGGCTGGCGCTGGAGGCGGCGACGCCATGA
- a CDS encoding DUF1266 domain-containing protein: protein MFKFFKEMLDTVKEGMAEGRAELAQETAEREAKAQQDGAALEARLAASSRYENVAVALAAIYRETFAPELKAAKEANRSAVHLLCVPIPDEEVAPWKKLLARDFDAGDEAQAREAIADTHDAAEAMARSTDGELAVWIARFAHLATGSAAVGYLQAREALDALEPAVALAIERFDGWEGYGRSFLEGERDAAGSNFMGRKVLASVTERLLEDERSPWKTLAWPTRDALPALLASR, encoded by the coding sequence ATGTTCAAGTTCTTCAAGGAAATGCTCGATACGGTCAAGGAAGGCATGGCGGAGGGACGCGCCGAGCTGGCGCAGGAAACCGCCGAGCGCGAGGCCAAGGCGCAGCAGGACGGCGCGGCGCTCGAGGCCCGTCTCGCGGCCTCGTCGCGCTACGAGAACGTGGCCGTGGCGCTGGCCGCGATCTACCGCGAGACCTTCGCGCCCGAGCTCAAGGCCGCCAAGGAAGCGAACCGCAGCGCGGTGCACCTGCTGTGCGTGCCGATCCCCGACGAGGAAGTCGCGCCGTGGAAGAAGCTGCTGGCGCGCGACTTCGACGCGGGCGACGAGGCACAGGCACGCGAAGCCATCGCCGACACCCACGACGCGGCCGAGGCGATGGCCCGCAGCACGGATGGCGAACTGGCCGTGTGGATCGCCCGCTTCGCGCACCTTGCGACCGGCTCGGCGGCGGTCGGCTACCTGCAAGCGCGCGAGGCGCTGGATGCGCTCGAGCCGGCGGTGGCGCTGGCGATCGAGCGCTTCGACGGCTGGGAGGGCTACGGCCGCAGCTTCCTCGAAGGCGAACGCGATGCCGCGGGCAGCAACTTCATGGGCCGCAAGGTGCTGGCATCGGTGACCGAACGGCTGCTGGAAGACGAGCGCAGCCCGTGGAAGACGCTGGCCTGGCCCACGCGCGACGCGCTGCCGGCGCTGCTGGCTTCGCGCTGA